In one Bacteroides intestinalis DSM 17393 genomic region, the following are encoded:
- a CDS encoding CXXX repeat peptide maturase — protein MLKYLIVLLDDTSTPYCHYENPKTEYKLISLQDLRAAILLAMKENLMVQFVYPDYKLPQKYEEIIETTEHCKIMPVACCAGADIIIGDYWENPEGRKMDRDKIYVLRTKKEDFFSHYEKVGEMLIHVARLNIILTDVDTFTEADFDKYKSVLAELAFQLKDFYNEETIPQFNLLTDRMLLDSMNNCNAGWENITLAPDGKFYVCPAFYLSSDGYSIGDLENGLDIRNSQLYRMSHAPLCRHCDAYQCKRCIWLNRKMTLEVNTPSHEQCVTAHLERNASRDLLQEIRKSGRFLQGREIMEIDYLDPFDVRKKY, from the coding sequence ATGCTGAAATATTTAATTGTTTTATTGGATGACACCAGTACGCCCTATTGCCATTATGAGAATCCGAAGACGGAATATAAGCTAATCAGTTTGCAGGATTTGCGGGCCGCTATTCTTCTGGCAATGAAAGAGAATCTGATGGTTCAGTTTGTTTATCCTGATTACAAATTACCCCAGAAATATGAGGAAATCATAGAAACGACGGAGCATTGTAAAATTATGCCTGTTGCCTGTTGCGCTGGAGCGGACATTATCATTGGGGATTATTGGGAGAATCCGGAAGGTCGAAAGATGGACAGGGATAAGATCTACGTACTGAGAACGAAGAAAGAGGATTTTTTCAGTCATTATGAGAAAGTGGGAGAGATGTTGATTCATGTCGCTCGCCTGAATATAATACTGACTGATGTGGATACTTTTACAGAGGCTGACTTTGATAAGTATAAGTCTGTGTTGGCTGAACTGGCTTTTCAGTTAAAAGATTTTTATAATGAGGAGACAATCCCCCAATTCAACCTGCTGACTGACCGTATGTTGCTTGATAGTATGAATAACTGTAATGCCGGATGGGAGAATATAACGCTTGCTCCGGATGGGAAATTTTATGTTTGTCCTGCTTTCTACCTGTCAAGTGATGGCTATTCCATTGGTGATTTGGAAAATGGGCTTGATATCAGGAATTCTCAGTTATATCGTATGAGCCATGCACCGTTATGCAGGCATTGTGATGCATACCAATGCAAGCGTTGTATTTGGCTGAATAGAAAAATGACTTTGGAAGTAAACACCCCTTCACATGAGCAATGCGTGACTGCCCATCTGGAACGTAATGCTTCGCGTGATTTGTTGCAGGAGATACGTAAATCGGGGCGTTTTTTACAAGGCAGGGAAATAATGGAAATAGATTATTTGGATCCGTTTGATGTGAGAAAGAAATATTAA
- a CDS encoding CXXX repeat peptide modification system protein, with protein MKKLIGAVTEEEKLEIQVLFERRNGLNELARIVTGSNEMLYEKLVKDLGETGRKFQDWWDRMSDQYQWEQCEKGNWEINFSTNEIYLVYEE; from the coding sequence ATGAAAAAATTGATAGGAGCAGTGACAGAAGAAGAGAAGCTTGAGATTCAGGTTCTCTTTGAACGCCGGAATGGGTTGAATGAGTTGGCCAGAATCGTAACAGGTAGTAATGAAATGTTATATGAAAAACTGGTGAAAGATTTGGGAGAGACGGGAAGGAAATTTCAGGATTGGTGGGATCGTATGTCAGATCAATATCAATGGGAACAGTGTGAGAAAGGTAATTGGGAGATTAATTTTAGCACGAATGAGATTTATTTGGTTTACGAAGAATGA
- the ruvB gene encoding Holliday junction branch migration DNA helicase RuvB — MEREDFDIRDNQLTSRERDFENALRPLSFEDFSGQDKVVDNLRIFVKAARLRGEALDHVLLHGPPGLGKTTLSNIIANELGVGFKVTSGPVLDKPGDLAGVLTSLEPNDVLFIDEIHRLSPVVEEYLYSAMEDYRIDIMIDKGPSARSIQIDLSPFTLVGATTRSGLLTAPLRARFGINLHLEYYDDDVLSGIIRRSAGILNVPCSTRAASEIASRSRGTPRIANALLRRVRDFAQVKGSGSIDTEIANFALEALNIDKYGLDEIDNKILCTIIDKFKGGPVGLTTIATALGEDAGTVEEVYEPFLIKEGFLKRTPRGREVTELAYKHLGRSLYDSQRTLFNE, encoded by the coding sequence ATGGAACGAGAAGATTTTGATATACGCGATAATCAGTTGACCAGTAGGGAGCGCGATTTCGAAAACGCACTTCGTCCGTTATCCTTTGAAGACTTCAGCGGACAGGATAAGGTGGTGGATAATCTGCGTATCTTCGTTAAAGCGGCTCGTCTGCGTGGCGAAGCACTGGATCATGTTTTGTTGCATGGACCTCCGGGATTGGGTAAAACGACACTTTCCAATATTATTGCGAATGAGCTGGGAGTGGGCTTTAAGGTAACTTCCGGTCCGGTGCTTGATAAGCCGGGCGATTTGGCGGGGGTGCTTACCAGTCTGGAACCGAATGATGTGCTGTTTATCGATGAAATTCATCGTCTTTCTCCGGTGGTGGAGGAGTATCTGTACTCCGCAATGGAGGATTACCGCATTGATATTATGATAGATAAAGGCCCGTCTGCACGGAGTATTCAGATTGATCTGAGCCCGTTTACGCTGGTGGGAGCTACTACCCGTAGCGGTTTGCTGACTGCGCCTTTGCGTGCCCGCTTTGGTATTAATCTGCATTTGGAATATTACGATGATGATGTGCTGAGCGGTATCATCCGCCGTTCGGCAGGAATCCTGAATGTTCCTTGTTCTACAAGGGCTGCGTCAGAGATTGCTTCCCGTAGCCGTGGAACGCCGCGTATTGCAAATGCGTTGTTGCGTCGTGTACGGGATTTTGCACAGGTGAAAGGTTCGGGGAGCATTGATACGGAGATTGCCAACTTCGCTTTGGAAGCACTGAACATTGATAAATACGGTCTCGATGAAATCGACAATAAGATACTCTGTACCATTATCGATAAGTTCAAGGGCGGTCCGGTAGGGCTTACTACTATTGCTACGGCTTTGGGCGAGGATGCCGGAACCGTAGAAGAGGTGTACGAACCGTTCCTGATAAAAGAAGGCTTCCTGAAGCGTACTCCGCGCGGACGTGAAGTAACTGAATTGGCTTATAAACATTTAGGACGTAGTCTTTACGATAGTCAGCGTACGTTATTTAATGAATAA
- a CDS encoding lipopolysaccharide biosynthesis protein — protein sequence MSGLKSLAKETAIYGVSSIVGRFLNYLLVPVYTIALPASSGGYGVVTNIYAWVALMLVLLTCGMETGFFRFANKGQDDPMRVYSTTLLSVSIGSVVFVVLGLLFLEPIAGWLEYGEHPWYIGMMMIVVAMDAIQSIPFAYLRYKKRPIKFAALKLLFIFLNIALNLFYYVVLKGNDVGYAFLFNLVCTSVVMLCMIPELRGFTYVLDRELLKRMLRYSLPLVILGVAGILNQVADKIIFPFVYPDEAEATVQLGIYGAASKIAMIMAMFTQAFRFAYEPFVFGKSKEKDSREMYAQAMKFFIIFTLLAFLAVMFYLDILRHIIGRDYWDGLRVVPIVMAAEIFMGIYFNLSFWYKLIDETRWGAYFSLTGCTILILMNIFLIPKYGYIACAWAGFTGYGVAMLLSYFVGQKKYPIQYDLKAIGMYVLLAAVLYLAAEYVPIDNIYLRMAYRTVLLILFIAYVVKRDLPLNQIPILNRIIRH from the coding sequence ATGAGTGGATTAAAAAGTTTAGCAAAAGAGACAGCTATTTACGGGGTAAGTAGTATTGTAGGACGTTTCCTCAATTATCTGCTGGTACCTGTATATACGATAGCTTTGCCTGCATCATCGGGTGGTTATGGTGTGGTTACGAATATATATGCCTGGGTGGCATTGATGCTGGTATTACTGACGTGCGGCATGGAAACGGGATTCTTCCGTTTTGCCAATAAAGGGCAAGATGATCCGATGCGGGTATATTCCACCACCTTGTTGAGCGTAAGTATCGGCTCAGTGGTATTCGTTGTTTTGGGATTGTTGTTTTTAGAACCTATTGCCGGATGGTTAGAATACGGAGAGCACCCTTGGTATATAGGTATGATGATGATTGTGGTGGCAATGGATGCTATTCAAAGTATTCCGTTCGCTTATCTGCGTTATAAGAAACGTCCCATTAAGTTTGCTGCATTGAAGTTGCTGTTTATCTTTCTCAATATTGCTCTCAATCTTTTCTATTACGTTGTTCTGAAAGGAAATGATGTAGGTTATGCTTTCCTTTTCAATCTGGTATGTACCTCTGTTGTCATGTTGTGCATGATACCGGAACTGAGAGGATTTACCTATGTGCTGGATAGAGAGTTATTGAAACGGATGCTTCGTTACTCCCTGCCATTGGTGATATTGGGTGTGGCAGGTATCTTGAATCAGGTGGCTGATAAGATTATTTTTCCTTTCGTTTATCCCGATGAGGCTGAGGCTACCGTACAACTCGGTATCTACGGAGCTGCCAGTAAGATTGCCATGATTATGGCTATGTTTACCCAGGCATTCCGCTTTGCTTATGAACCTTTTGTATTTGGTAAGAGCAAGGAGAAAGATAGCCGTGAAATGTATGCTCAGGCTATGAAGTTCTTTATCATCTTTACTTTACTCGCCTTCCTGGCAGTGATGTTTTATCTGGACATTCTGCGCCATATCATCGGGCGTGATTATTGGGACGGATTACGGGTAGTACCCATCGTTATGGCAGCGGAAATCTTTATGGGCATTTATTTCAACCTGTCTTTCTGGTACAAGCTGATTGATGAAACCCGTTGGGGGGCTTATTTTTCATTGACGGGCTGCACCATCCTGATATTGATGAATATATTTCTGATCCCGAAGTATGGTTATATTGCTTGTGCCTGGGCTGGATTTACAGGATATGGCGTTGCTATGTTGCTTTCTTACTTTGTGGGTCAGAAGAAATATCCGATACAGTATGATTTGAAGGCAATCGGTATGTATGTGCTTCTTGCTGCTGTGCTTTATCTTGCTGCCGAATATGTGCCGATAGACAATATCTACCTGCGTATGGCATACCGTACAGTTCTGCTGATACTGTTTATCGCCTACGTTGTGAAGCGTGATTTGCCGCTGAACCAAATACCAATCCTAAACCGTATCATAAGACATTAG
- a CDS encoding TIGR00341 family protein, translating to METPEQNRNVFAVKKFLSEYLDLRKDKDNELETVDSIRKGVEFKGANLWILIFAIFMASLGLNVNSTAVIIGAMLISPLMGPIMGVGLSVGLNDFELMKRSLKSFLITTLFSVTTATVFFLVSPVAEGQSELLARTSPTIYDVFIALMGGLAGVVALSTKEKGNVIPGVAIATALMPPLCTAGYGLATGNLVYFLGAFYLYFINSVFISLATFAGVRVMHFQRKEFVDKKREKKVRQYIILIAVLTMCPAVYLTVGIIQSTFYESAANRFVAEQLSFENTQVLDKKIHYHGSKDNEIRVVLIGQEVPEASIAIARSKMKDYKLGETKLIVLQGMNNEAVDISSIRAMVMEDFYKNSEERLVEQTKKITVLEQSLARYKSFDELGKTIVPELKVLYPSVKTVSISHAIELTIDSVRTDTITLAVLKFGKHPDAHEKQKITEWLKARTGAKQLRLIAE from the coding sequence ATGGAAACACCTGAACAAAACCGAAATGTTTTTGCCGTTAAAAAGTTCCTGAGCGAGTATCTTGATCTGAGAAAAGACAAGGACAATGAGCTGGAAACAGTAGACTCCATCCGCAAAGGAGTAGAGTTTAAAGGGGCTAACCTGTGGATTTTGATCTTTGCCATTTTTATGGCATCATTAGGACTGAATGTTAATTCCACGGCCGTAATCATCGGTGCCATGTTGATTTCTCCACTGATGGGACCTATCATGGGGGTGGGACTTTCTGTCGGTCTGAATGACTTTGAATTGATGAAACGTTCACTGAAGAGCTTTCTGATAACGACTCTGTTCAGTGTAACTACGGCTACTGTCTTCTTTCTTGTAAGCCCTGTTGCCGAAGGACAGTCAGAGCTTCTGGCACGTACTTCACCTACGATTTATGACGTATTCATCGCATTGATGGGCGGTCTTGCCGGTGTAGTTGCCCTGTCTACCAAGGAGAAAGGAAACGTAATTCCTGGTGTTGCCATTGCCACTGCTTTGATGCCGCCGCTCTGTACGGCAGGTTACGGGCTGGCAACGGGGAATCTGGTTTATTTCCTTGGAGCATTTTATCTCTACTTCATTAATTCGGTATTTATCAGTCTTGCCACGTTTGCCGGAGTGCGTGTGATGCACTTCCAGCGTAAAGAGTTTGTGGACAAGAAGCGGGAGAAGAAAGTACGCCAATACATAATACTGATTGCCGTGCTGACCATGTGTCCGGCTGTTTACCTGACGGTAGGGATCATTCAGAGCACTTTCTATGAGAGTGCCGCCAATCGGTTTGTTGCCGAACAGCTTTCTTTTGAGAATACACAGGTATTGGATAAAAAAATCCATTATCATGGCAGCAAGGACAATGAGATACGCGTGGTACTGATCGGACAAGAAGTTCCTGAGGCTTCGATTGCCATTGCCCGTAGTAAGATGAAGGATTACAAGTTAGGTGAAACCAAACTGATTGTTCTTCAGGGAATGAATAACGAAGCTGTGGATATTTCTTCTATCCGGGCTATGGTGATGGAAGACTTCTATAAGAACAGTGAAGAACGACTGGTGGAACAAACAAAGAAGATTACAGTGCTGGAACAGAGCCTGGCAAGATATAAATCTTTCGATGAATTGGGCAAAACGATTGTTCCGGAGCTAAAAGTTCTCTATCCATCAGTGAAAACCGTTTCTATCTCTCATGCCATAGAACTGACGATTGATTCGGTACGGACAGATACCATTACACTTGCCGTACTGAAGTTTGGCAAGCATCCCGACGCCCACGAGAAACAAAAGATTACCGAATGGCTGAAAGCACGTACGGGAGCGAAACAATTAAGACTGATTGCAGAATAA